One genomic window of Fibrobacter sp. UWP2 includes the following:
- a CDS encoding cellulase family glycosylhydrolase, whose translation MKSVHSIASKALAFSLATATLSFAALADGGAKFLGNITTSSQIRSDMGTYWNQLTNENGCKWGSIHSVDNSGKSKFNFNGFDSCENGYKWAKAEPGRHFKFHALIWGSQKPDFLCTAKNPGITVEKTKQYITEWFDAVAEKFPDLEFIDVVNEAIWAGNNYHSGYNKPANGAEGISTDDPSCGGTYIIDALGGDPVVNGKHQYTFVKTAFEMARKRWPNAKLIYNDYNTLSWQMNEGIEMIQTLLKNGAPIDFYGQQAHDCKGMSKSDFESKMTRIHNETGLPLLVSEYDIGEADDNKQKNDYANQIPFMWETEWVGGITIWGYINGATWAANTGIMEKDGRKRAAMVWLEEYFANNLNKGKNTTGSMTTVEPEPQTPFKGEPLAIPGKIEMEDFDIPGVGRNEDGTTNASYSDDSENHGDSDYRKDTGVDLYKKATGVIVGYNSEGDWLEYTVDVKETGTYTMFAAVAAAGNTSSFKLSMDGNDITESIAVPAAKSGEENYDDYNKVSANVNLTQGKHILRFTVTGAWLDIDYITFVAGADATDPEPINNGGQTIIANTVQMNVPVLTDYDVFDMQGAFLGRMSAYSFGEAVDYLKNSDVAKSQGIYYFRNRTTGKMQFTRIVR comes from the coding sequence ATGAAATCAGTACATTCAATTGCTTCTAAGGCCTTGGCTTTTTCTCTTGCCACGGCGACTCTTTCTTTTGCCGCCCTCGCCGATGGCGGCGCCAAGTTCCTTGGCAATATCACGACAAGCAGCCAGATTCGTAGCGACATGGGTACTTACTGGAACCAGCTTACGAACGAAAACGGCTGTAAGTGGGGCTCCATCCATTCTGTTGACAATAGCGGAAAGAGCAAGTTCAATTTTAACGGCTTCGACAGCTGCGAAAACGGCTACAAGTGGGCAAAGGCCGAACCCGGTCGCCACTTCAAGTTCCATGCACTTATCTGGGGCTCCCAGAAGCCGGATTTCCTTTGCACGGCCAAGAACCCGGGCATTACGGTCGAAAAGACCAAGCAGTACATTACCGAATGGTTCGATGCCGTGGCGGAGAAGTTCCCTGATCTCGAGTTCATCGACGTGGTGAACGAGGCCATTTGGGCGGGCAACAACTACCACTCCGGCTACAACAAGCCCGCTAACGGTGCCGAAGGCATCAGTACCGACGACCCGAGCTGCGGTGGTACCTACATCATCGACGCCCTCGGCGGCGACCCGGTTGTGAACGGCAAGCACCAGTACACCTTTGTGAAGACCGCCTTCGAGATGGCTCGCAAGCGCTGGCCGAACGCGAAGCTCATTTACAACGACTACAACACCCTCTCTTGGCAGATGAACGAAGGTATCGAGATGATCCAGACCCTGCTCAAGAACGGCGCCCCGATTGACTTCTATGGTCAGCAGGCGCACGACTGTAAGGGCATGAGTAAGAGCGATTTTGAAAGCAAGATGACCCGAATCCATAACGAGACCGGCCTTCCGCTCCTCGTTTCGGAATACGATATCGGCGAAGCTGATGACAACAAGCAGAAAAACGACTATGCCAACCAGATTCCCTTCATGTGGGAAACGGAATGGGTTGGCGGCATCACCATCTGGGGCTACATCAATGGCGCCACATGGGCTGCCAATACCGGCATCATGGAAAAGGATGGCCGCAAGCGCGCCGCCATGGTGTGGCTGGAGGAATACTTTGCCAACAATCTCAACAAGGGCAAGAACACCACGGGCAGCATGACTACCGTGGAGCCCGAACCGCAGACTCCGTTCAAGGGCGAACCTCTGGCTATTCCAGGCAAAATCGAGATGGAAGATTTTGATATCCCCGGTGTGGGTCGCAACGAGGACGGTACGACCAACGCTTCTTATAGCGACGACTCCGAGAACCACGGCGACTCCGACTACCGCAAGGATACCGGCGTTGACCTGTACAAGAAGGCTACTGGTGTCATTGTTGGCTACAACAGCGAAGGCGACTGGCTTGAATATACTGTCGACGTGAAGGAGACGGGTACCTACACCATGTTCGCCGCCGTGGCTGCCGCTGGCAACACCTCGAGCTTCAAGCTCTCTATGGATGGCAATGACATTACCGAAAGCATCGCCGTTCCTGCGGCGAAGTCTGGCGAAGAGAACTATGACGACTACAACAAGGTCTCTGCCAATGTCAACTTGACCCAGGGCAAGCACATTCTGCGCTTTACTGTGACGGGAGCCTGGCTTGACATTGACTACATCACCTTCGTTGCCGGCGCAGATGCCACCGACCCGGAACCCATTAACAATGGCGGACAAACGATCATCGCGAATACGGTTCAAATGAATGTGCCTGTTCTTACTGATTACGACGTGTTCGACATGCAGGGGGCTTTCTTGGGACGCATGAGCGCCTACAGTTTTGGCGAGGCGGTTGATTACCTCAAAAACTCCGATGTGGCTAAGAGCCAGGGAATTTACTACTTCCGCAATCGCACTACTGGCAAAATGCAGTTTACTCGTATTGTCCGCTAG
- a CDS encoding endo-1,4-beta-xylanase, with amino-acid sequence MNQMLSKAPKALALVFAVASFSFAGPGLADGAAKFVGNITQSNNSPGANDQFTQLWNQATAENGCKWGSVEGTRGRYNWAGCDAAYNWAKNNGGHFKFHALVWGSQYPNWLPGLSVDETKKAITAWFDAVKDHYPDIEMIDVVNEAIRGGNGNYHSGYNNTKIIQALGGDNGDYAFITTAFKMARDRWPNAILIYNDYNTIQWDVDGGINLVNTIKKNGAPIDGYGLQAHDLMTNGGNGGGTGGGGDCMNYNTFTSTMEKIHSKTNNIPIFISEYDVPSTDDGIQKQCVSEQFKYWMEDPHVAGITFWGYIYGQTWLDCNGKANGCSGLIRNGQDRTAMTWLKDYLSKNKGVNETGLPTGDVTPVPPEPQLPFKGEAFAIPGKIQAEDFDIPGKGKNEDGTSNQSYGDDSENHGDSDYRKDTGVDLYKKSGDRIVVGYNQTGDWLEYTINVSEAGDYTFFAAVASANNTSSFQMSLDGNALTDKISVPKASSGEENYDDYNKVSANVTLPSGKHILRMDVTGDWFDIDYFTFVKGKDATDPEPITPDPQFVQPNLQFDNTLQHYFVIDPMGVRMGVISGYGFEAAGEMLRESPRVTASGIYYLKNRKTGQMYKVRVVR; translated from the coding sequence ATGAATCAGATGCTCTCAAAAGCACCCAAGGCATTGGCGCTAGTGTTCGCTGTTGCCTCTTTCTCTTTTGCTGGCCCTGGCCTTGCCGATGGCGCAGCAAAGTTCGTGGGTAACATTACCCAGTCTAACAATTCTCCTGGTGCTAATGACCAATTTACCCAGCTCTGGAACCAGGCTACCGCCGAAAACGGCTGTAAGTGGGGCTCTGTCGAAGGTACCCGCGGCCGCTACAACTGGGCTGGCTGCGATGCTGCCTACAACTGGGCAAAAAACAATGGCGGGCATTTCAAGTTCCATGCCCTGGTTTGGGGCTCCCAGTACCCGAACTGGCTTCCTGGCCTGAGTGTTGACGAGACCAAGAAGGCGATTACGGCTTGGTTCGACGCGGTCAAGGATCATTATCCGGATATCGAGATGATCGACGTGGTGAACGAGGCTATCCGTGGTGGAAACGGCAATTACCATTCGGGTTACAACAATACCAAGATTATCCAGGCTCTCGGTGGCGACAATGGTGACTACGCCTTTATCACGACGGCCTTCAAGATGGCCCGTGATCGTTGGCCGAATGCAATTCTCATTTATAACGATTACAACACCATCCAGTGGGATGTTGACGGCGGCATCAATCTTGTCAATACGATCAAGAAGAATGGGGCCCCCATCGATGGTTACGGCTTGCAGGCTCACGACTTGATGACCAATGGTGGTAATGGTGGCGGTACCGGTGGTGGTGGCGACTGCATGAATTACAATACCTTCACGAGCACTATGGAAAAAATCCATAGCAAGACGAACAATATCCCCATCTTCATTTCTGAGTACGACGTCCCGAGTACCGATGATGGTATTCAGAAACAGTGCGTCAGTGAACAGTTCAAGTACTGGATGGAAGATCCGCATGTGGCGGGAATCACCTTCTGGGGCTATATTTATGGCCAGACATGGTTGGATTGTAATGGAAAGGCAAATGGTTGTTCCGGTCTCATCAGGAACGGTCAGGACCGTACCGCTATGACATGGTTGAAGGACTACCTCTCCAAGAACAAGGGCGTCAACGAGACTGGCCTTCCGACAGGTGACGTGACTCCGGTCCCGCCTGAACCGCAGCTCCCGTTCAAGGGCGAAGCCTTCGCTATCCCGGGCAAGATTCAGGCCGAAGACTTCGACATTCCGGGCAAGGGCAAGAACGAAGACGGTACGAGCAACCAGTCCTATGGCGATGATTCCGAAAACCACGGCGATTCCGACTACCGCAAGGATACGGGCGTAGACCTGTACAAGAAGAGCGGCGACCGCATTGTCGTGGGCTACAACCAGACCGGCGACTGGCTCGAATACACCATTAACGTGAGCGAAGCTGGCGATTACACCTTCTTTGCCGCCGTGGCCTCTGCGAACAATACTTCTAGTTTCCAGATGTCCTTGGATGGAAATGCTCTCACCGATAAGATTTCTGTGCCGAAGGCATCTTCTGGCGAAGAAAATTACGACGACTACAACAAGGTCTCTGCTAACGTGACTCTTCCGTCGGGCAAGCATATTCTCCGCATGGATGTGACCGGCGACTGGTTCGACATAGACTACTTCACCTTTGTGAAGGGCAAGGATGCCACCGACCCCGAACCGATTACACCCGATCCGCAGTTCGTGCAGCCGAACCTGCAGTTCGACAACACGCTCCAGCATTACTTTGTGATCGATCCGATGGGTGTCCGCATGGGCGTCATTAGCGGCTACGGCTTTGAAGCCGCTGGAGAGATGCTTCGCGAATCTCCCAGGGTGACGGCTTCGGGTATTTACTACCTGAAGAATCGCAAGACGGGCCAGATGTATAAGGTCCGCGTGGTTCGCTAA
- a CDS encoding carbohydrate binding domain-containing protein — translation MFGMFGKRLASVLAIALICGSTAFAIENIQVNGKSRSMIVYAPSGLEKGRPLIIQMHGMNQDAPYQQNAAKWESIADTARFVVVFPNGENKAWDIGGDKDINFLKAIIDEMEKRYGIDRKRVYVSGFSMGGMMSYHVANKMGDQIAAIAPVSGGGGVNSPKRAMPIMHTHGTTDDVVNYNSTVNTLKNWVSAQKCSSNSQKIKPYPSTKPGSAASLEIWSGCTDGVEVRLLTIDGKGHWYSMDEAVSVNTSVEIWNFVKNYSLDGSSITPPVIVPTNRDSIFNGGFDSSAVAWDLQLHGDAQATGTAKDGKYQLDITAVGTQNYQVQLIQHDLRLEKGQWYEISFDASAGAARTLEVNVEQHNDPWASYLTEKQNFELGTTAKTFTFKFQMTVATDTNSRLSFNAGAATGTLTLDNVVLKKTTEPDDPPAAIGLRAGVSMTRRYNVFDMNGVYLGRVEGVNLQDAHARARGLAKTSGAYLLKAIRN, via the coding sequence ATGTTTGGAATGTTTGGAAAGAGGCTCGCCTCCGTTTTAGCGATTGCCCTCATTTGCGGGTCGACCGCATTCGCTATTGAAAATATTCAGGTCAATGGGAAGTCGCGCTCCATGATCGTGTATGCCCCGTCGGGCCTCGAGAAGGGTCGCCCTCTCATTATACAGATGCATGGTATGAACCAGGATGCCCCCTACCAGCAGAATGCTGCCAAGTGGGAGTCCATTGCCGATACGGCCCGCTTTGTGGTCGTGTTCCCCAACGGCGAGAACAAGGCGTGGGACATCGGAGGCGACAAAGACATCAACTTCCTCAAGGCGATCATTGACGAGATGGAAAAGCGCTACGGGATCGACAGGAAGCGCGTCTACGTTTCGGGCTTCTCGATGGGCGGCATGATGAGTTACCACGTGGCAAACAAGATGGGCGACCAGATTGCGGCCATTGCGCCTGTGTCGGGTGGCGGCGGCGTGAACTCGCCCAAGCGTGCCATGCCGATTATGCACACGCACGGCACCACCGACGACGTGGTGAACTACAACAGCACCGTGAATACCCTCAAGAACTGGGTCAGTGCGCAGAAGTGCTCCTCCAACTCTCAGAAAATCAAGCCGTATCCGTCAACCAAACCGGGCTCTGCTGCGTCGCTCGAAATCTGGAGTGGCTGCACCGATGGCGTTGAAGTTCGCCTGCTGACGATTGACGGCAAGGGCCACTGGTATTCCATGGACGAGGCCGTGAGCGTCAACACGAGCGTCGAGATTTGGAATTTTGTGAAGAACTACTCGCTTGACGGTTCAAGCATTACGCCTCCGGTCATTGTGCCTACGAACCGCGACAGCATTTTTAACGGCGGCTTCGACTCCAGCGCGGTGGCCTGGGATTTGCAGTTGCATGGCGACGCGCAGGCGACTGGAACCGCAAAAGACGGTAAGTACCAGCTGGACATTACCGCCGTCGGTACGCAGAATTACCAGGTGCAGCTCATCCAGCACGACCTGCGCCTCGAAAAGGGCCAGTGGTACGAAATCAGTTTCGACGCGAGCGCGGGTGCTGCCCGTACGCTCGAGGTGAACGTGGAACAGCATAACGACCCGTGGGCATCTTACCTCACCGAAAAGCAGAATTTTGAACTCGGTACCACCGCGAAGACATTCACGTTCAAGTTCCAGATGACTGTGGCCACCGACACCAACAGCCGTTTGAGCTTCAACGCGGGCGCCGCCACGGGGACGCTCACGCTCGACAACGTGGTGCTCAAAAAGACTACGGAACCCGACGATCCGCCCGCAGCCATTGGCCTGCGTGCAGGCGTAAGCATGACCCGCCGCTACAACGTGTTCGACATGAACGGCGTCTATTTGGGCCGCGTCGAGGGCGTGAACTTGCAGGATGCCCATGCGCGGGCTCGCGGGCTTGCGAAGACGAGCGGTGCGTACTTGCTCAAGGCAATCAGGAACTGA
- a CDS encoding carbohydrate-binding protein, translated as MNKFGFSVLGVALAALPVMAQSDNLVLTPPMGWNSWNVFHENINEKQIQEIADAMVSSGLKDAGYIFLNLDDNWMDTKRDAQGNLQNNPKTFPSGMKAMADYVHNKGLKFGLYGDRGKRTCHHYNSNWQSESGSNGREVQDAKKLAEWGVDYWKYDNCDSDPKTQEKDYTAMSNALRNSGRDIVFSICMWEYKDWMPKIANLWRTTFDIGPEWISTSWYRGVYEIIDANNKYWQIAKPGHWNDPDMLEVGNRGLSYEEQRSQMTMWSIMAAPIMISSDVRNMSNETKELYLNKDMIAINQDSLGVQGHRISDVNGKQVWTKPLKNGDLAVALLNNNNSTQTVECNFADIGVEGEVEVRDAWKKKDLGLLSRISAELPAHGSALLRLVLKPIPREPFKGKPLAIPGKIEMEDFDVNGVGQGNTSYNELDPENHGDSDYRQGTGVDLYKKATGVIVGYNQAGEWLEYTVNVAKTATFTMYAAVASANSTSSFKLSMDGEDITEEIAVPAASEGEDNYDDYNKVSADVNLKEGEHILRFTVTGDWMDIDYINFVGQGEKDPDPIGGKDDTTTTIGRVAYQVELVPRVYGVYGLNGKLMGKVSATSAQEVNRAARSMARDQAFYVRRLK; from the coding sequence ATGAACAAGTTTGGATTTTCCGTCTTAGGAGTTGCACTGGCTGCACTCCCGGTCATGGCACAAAGCGACAATCTGGTGCTCACTCCTCCTATGGGGTGGAACAGCTGGAACGTGTTCCACGAAAACATCAACGAAAAGCAGATTCAGGAAATCGCCGATGCGATGGTCTCTTCCGGTTTGAAGGATGCAGGCTACATTTTCTTGAACCTGGACGACAACTGGATGGATACCAAGCGTGATGCCCAGGGCAACCTCCAGAACAACCCGAAGACTTTCCCGAGCGGCATGAAGGCCATGGCCGATTACGTGCATAATAAGGGCCTGAAGTTTGGCCTTTACGGCGACCGCGGTAAACGCACCTGCCACCACTACAATAGCAACTGGCAAAGCGAAAGCGGTTCCAATGGCCGCGAGGTACAGGACGCCAAGAAGCTCGCCGAATGGGGCGTGGACTACTGGAAGTACGATAACTGCGATTCCGATCCGAAAACCCAGGAAAAAGATTACACTGCCATGTCCAACGCTCTCCGCAATTCTGGACGCGATATCGTGTTCAGCATTTGCATGTGGGAATACAAGGACTGGATGCCTAAGATTGCTAACTTGTGGCGCACCACCTTCGATATCGGTCCCGAATGGATTTCCACCTCTTGGTACCGTGGCGTCTACGAAATTATTGACGCGAACAACAAGTACTGGCAGATTGCAAAGCCCGGTCATTGGAATGACCCGGACATGCTCGAAGTGGGCAATAGGGGCCTCTCTTACGAAGAACAGCGCTCCCAGATGACGATGTGGTCTATCATGGCGGCCCCCATCATGATCAGTTCCGACGTGCGCAACATGAGCAACGAGACCAAGGAATTGTACCTGAATAAGGACATGATTGCCATCAACCAGGACTCCCTGGGTGTTCAGGGTCACCGCATCTCTGATGTGAACGGCAAGCAGGTCTGGACCAAGCCCTTGAAGAATGGTGACCTTGCCGTGGCACTCCTCAACAACAACAACTCTACCCAGACGGTCGAATGCAACTTTGCAGACATCGGCGTAGAAGGCGAAGTGGAAGTTCGCGATGCCTGGAAAAAGAAGGATCTAGGCCTCCTATCCCGCATTTCCGCTGAACTCCCAGCTCACGGCTCTGCTCTCCTCCGCTTGGTTCTCAAGCCGATTCCCCGCGAACCGTTCAAGGGTAAACCTCTCGCCATCCCAGGCAAAATTGAGATGGAAGATTTCGATGTGAACGGCGTGGGCCAGGGCAATACCTCCTATAACGAATTGGATCCCGAAAACCATGGCGACAGCGACTATCGTCAGGGTACGGGTGTCGACCTTTACAAGAAGGCTACGGGCGTTATCGTCGGCTACAATCAGGCGGGCGAATGGCTCGAGTACACTGTGAATGTCGCTAAGACCGCTACCTTCACCATGTACGCAGCCGTGGCATCGGCCAACAGCACCTCGAGTTTCAAGCTCTCCATGGACGGCGAGGACATTACCGAAGAAATCGCTGTGCCTGCCGCCTCTGAGGGCGAAGACAACTACGACGATTACAACAAGGTAAGCGCCGATGTGAACCTGAAGGAAGGCGAACACATCCTCCGCTTCACGGTGACCGGCGACTGGATGGATATTGACTACATCAACTTCGTTGGTCAGGGCGAGAAGGACCCGGATCCGATTGGTGGCAAGGACGATACGACCACGACCATCGGTAGAGTTGCCTACCAGGTTGAGCTGGTCCCGCGTGTCTACGGCGTGTACGGGTTGAACGGCAAACTCATGGGGAAGGTCTCTGCGACCAGCGCCCAGGAAGTCAACCGCGCCGCCCGCAGCATGGCCCGTGACCAGGCGTTCTACGTGCGCCGTCTCAAATAA
- a CDS encoding glycoside hydrolase N-terminal domain-containing protein, with product MMNKLIRFGAAFALTFTALAVSAVFAAPESSHVLWYNSDAGNTFTDALPIGNGYMGGMVYGGVSKDVINLNEGTVWNSGPGNNNKSDGASKLSAIRQALFSGNYSQAESLTGSLATYDIAAFQPVGDLVLNVGHTGTDYRRELDLNTAMAKTTYKSGGVTYTREYFANYPDKVIVVHLSASENGKVSFSASLTTPHKNNRVSNSGSNTLVMDGTVNSIKFQVRFVVSADGGTVSAGNGSVNVSGANSATIVLNIATNFKTFEDISADPGSLTTATIAAASKKTYEQLKESHLKDYQEIFNRVRLDLGTPANNAGDVTTSRVKNFNSTDDPSFVELYYQFGRYLLISCSRPGGQPANLQGIWNRDTSPMWGSKYTTNINLEMNYWMVESANLQECSMPLFEKIKGLMVQGAKTAKSNWGADRGWVVHHNTDLWNRTGPVDGSWGVWPSGAGWLSTHIWEHYLFTQDKTFLRNNYSALKGAAEFFLATLVEEPKSGNKYLVTAPSDSPENTHGGFNVCFGPTMDNQIIRDVFNYTMEAAKILGTDEDLQGEIAAAVKRLPPNKVGKYGQLMEWFEDWDDPRSDHRHVSHLYGLFPSSQISVDETKEFAEAAKTTLTQRGDLATGWSLAWKINLWARLQDGDHAYKLVRMLLTPDRTYNNLFDAHPPFQIDGNFGAVSGINEMLLQSQGGKIRVLPALPSKWANGSISGIRARGGVVVDSLAWKGGKLAYIKLTSENGGTLNVEYAGKKLSIATKSGSSCELDGNLKLLNQPVEATALPAKINAEEYVEMSGVEIEDDAEGNTNMGWINDGDYAIYFVNSPAAASYTLRASVGSAAENASSIVVKDSAGKELATLKVNPTTGWNDWTVSEAQIALPKGEQKLKFEFVGEDNFLMNVDWFEFTSDGMTIAPAGFALDAEAYPVKIFDVNGKYMGKMMLKNWQDAPNKLKTQGFRPGRYVVVDKKSTKLVVVQ from the coding sequence ATGATGAACAAGTTGATTCGCTTTGGCGCCGCTTTTGCGCTGACTTTCACGGCGCTGGCTGTTTCGGCGGTTTTTGCCGCTCCTGAATCTTCGCATGTGCTGTGGTATAACAGTGATGCCGGCAACACCTTTACCGACGCGCTTCCCATTGGCAACGGCTATATGGGCGGTATGGTTTACGGCGGTGTCTCCAAGGATGTCATCAACTTGAACGAGGGTACCGTTTGGAACAGCGGCCCTGGTAACAACAATAAGTCCGATGGCGCAAGCAAACTCTCGGCTATTCGTCAGGCCCTTTTCTCGGGTAACTACTCCCAGGCGGAATCGCTTACGGGTTCGCTTGCCACATATGACATTGCGGCGTTCCAGCCGGTGGGCGACCTCGTGCTGAACGTGGGTCACACGGGTACGGATTACCGCCGTGAATTGGACCTAAATACGGCCATGGCGAAAACGACCTACAAGTCGGGCGGAGTCACCTATACGCGTGAATACTTTGCGAACTATCCTGACAAAGTCATCGTGGTCCATCTCTCGGCAAGCGAAAATGGCAAGGTCTCTTTTAGCGCCAGCCTCACCACGCCTCATAAAAATAACAGGGTCTCGAATTCGGGTAGCAATACCCTTGTGATGGACGGGACGGTCAATTCCATCAAGTTCCAGGTACGGTTTGTAGTCTCTGCCGATGGCGGAACTGTTTCGGCGGGTAATGGTTCCGTGAACGTGTCGGGAGCCAACTCGGCGACCATCGTCCTGAATATCGCGACGAACTTCAAGACCTTCGAGGACATCTCTGCCGATCCGGGTTCCCTCACGACGGCGACCATCGCGGCAGCAAGCAAAAAGACCTATGAACAGCTCAAGGAATCCCACCTCAAGGACTACCAGGAAATTTTCAACCGCGTGCGCCTTGACCTGGGCACTCCGGCGAACAACGCCGGCGACGTGACCACGAGCCGTGTCAAGAACTTCAATTCGACCGATGACCCCTCTTTTGTGGAACTCTATTACCAGTTTGGTCGTTACTTGCTGATTTCTTGCTCGCGTCCGGGTGGACAGCCGGCGAACTTGCAGGGCATTTGGAACCGTGATACGTCTCCCATGTGGGGAAGCAAGTACACCACCAACATCAACCTCGAAATGAACTACTGGATGGTGGAATCTGCCAACTTGCAGGAATGTTCTATGCCGCTCTTTGAAAAGATCAAGGGCCTCATGGTGCAGGGCGCCAAGACCGCCAAGAGCAACTGGGGTGCGGACCGCGGTTGGGTGGTCCACCACAATACCGACCTTTGGAACCGTACGGGTCCGGTGGACGGCTCGTGGGGCGTGTGGCCCTCTGGTGCGGGCTGGCTCAGTACGCACATTTGGGAACACTACCTGTTTACGCAAGACAAGACGTTCCTCAGGAATAACTACAGTGCTTTGAAGGGTGCCGCCGAATTCTTCTTGGCTACCTTGGTCGAGGAGCCCAAAAGCGGTAACAAGTATCTGGTGACTGCACCGAGCGATTCCCCGGAGAACACTCATGGTGGGTTCAATGTTTGTTTTGGCCCCACAATGGACAACCAGATTATTCGCGACGTGTTCAACTACACCATGGAAGCGGCGAAGATTCTGGGTACTGACGAAGATTTGCAGGGCGAAATCGCGGCTGCAGTCAAGCGCCTGCCTCCCAACAAGGTGGGTAAATACGGCCAGCTTATGGAATGGTTCGAGGACTGGGATGACCCGCGCAGCGACCATCGCCACGTTTCGCACTTGTACGGCCTTTTCCCGAGTTCGCAGATCTCGGTGGATGAGACGAAGGAATTCGCCGAGGCCGCCAAGACGACTTTGACGCAGCGCGGCGACCTGGCCACGGGCTGGTCCCTCGCTTGGAAAATCAACCTCTGGGCTCGCTTGCAGGATGGTGACCATGCCTACAAGTTGGTGCGCATGCTCTTGACTCCGGACCGCACCTACAACAACCTCTTTGACGCCCACCCGCCTTTCCAGATTGATGGCAACTTTGGCGCGGTCTCGGGTATCAACGAAATGCTCCTGCAGAGCCAGGGCGGCAAGATTCGCGTGCTCCCGGCACTCCCGTCCAAGTGGGCAAACGGCTCCATTTCGGGTATCCGTGCCCGCGGTGGCGTGGTGGTCGATTCCCTGGCATGGAAAGGCGGCAAGCTGGCCTACATCAAGCTCACCTCCGAAAACGGCGGCACCTTGAATGTGGAATATGCGGGCAAAAAGCTTTCCATCGCCACCAAGAGCGGTTCCAGCTGCGAACTGGACGGCAACCTCAAACTTTTGAACCAGCCTGTTGAGGCGACGGCGCTCCCCGCCAAGATCAATGCCGAGGAGTATGTCGAGATGTCGGGTGTTGAAATTGAGGATGACGCCGAGGGCAACACGAACATGGGCTGGATCAACGATGGTGATTACGCAATCTACTTTGTGAACTCCCCGGCAGCCGCCTCCTATACCCTCCGCGCTTCTGTAGGTTCCGCCGCCGAGAATGCGAGCAGCATCGTCGTGAAGGATTCCGCAGGCAAGGAACTTGCCACCCTCAAGGTGAACCCGACCACGGGTTGGAACGACTGGACGGTGTCGGAAGCCCAGATCGCCCTCCCGAAAGGCGAACAGAAACTCAAGTTCGAATTCGTGGGTGAGGACAATTTCCTCATGAACGTGGACTGGTTCGAGTTCACGAGCGATGGCATGACCATCGCTCCCGCGGGCTTTGCCCTGGACGCCGAGGCGTATCCGGTCAAGATTTTTGATGTCAACGGCAAGTATATGGGCAAAATGATGCTCAAAAACTGGCAGGATGCCCCAAATAAGCTAAAAACGCAAGGTTTCCGCCCAGGTCGCTATGTTGTTGTGGACAAAAAGTCCACAAAACTAGTAGTTGTACAGTAA